Proteins from a single region of Haloterrigena alkaliphila:
- a CDS encoding DUF1616 domain-containing protein, whose product MADRRATQDSPARNDGWLPTDLAAVLVATGLAVVVAFAPVLRGTPLHVPVAIAFVLFVPGYALVAALFPERDRSVDQGGDESGRERWLGTGGGIDGIDRFALSIVLSAILVPTVGLAMNYTPWGIRPGPVVAAVSVVTVLLTVVAARRRAAVAPSARFATPVRPWAARVRRSLLPNETRGDVLLNGLLVVAVGVAVASVGFAVAGPGLDGTSTAGDDGFSAIYLLDDSGDLLANESATLEAGNNSTVTVGIENGEHRTVSYTVVAVEQELATDDSGDLAVETQRELARFETELEHGESDEIEQTIDPATDESSNETARIVWLLYPGDVPEEPSPANAEAYATLSLEESDEGNGDEAGGNDGGEDTDGRDDGSENGNGSD is encoded by the coding sequence ATGGCTGACAGACGCGCGACTCAGGACAGCCCCGCACGGAACGACGGGTGGCTCCCGACGGATCTCGCCGCCGTCCTCGTCGCGACCGGTCTCGCCGTCGTCGTGGCGTTCGCACCGGTCCTTCGAGGGACGCCGCTGCACGTCCCGGTCGCGATCGCCTTCGTCCTCTTCGTCCCCGGCTACGCCCTCGTCGCCGCGCTGTTCCCGGAGCGCGACCGTTCCGTCGACCAGGGAGGTGACGAGAGCGGGCGGGAACGCTGGCTCGGAACCGGAGGCGGGATCGACGGCATCGATCGGTTCGCCCTGTCGATCGTCCTCAGTGCGATCCTCGTCCCGACGGTCGGACTCGCGATGAATTACACGCCCTGGGGGATCCGACCCGGACCCGTCGTCGCCGCCGTCTCCGTCGTGACGGTGCTCCTGACGGTCGTCGCTGCTCGACGGCGCGCGGCCGTCGCTCCGTCCGCGAGGTTTGCCACCCCCGTCCGCCCGTGGGCGGCGCGAGTCCGCCGGTCACTGCTACCCAACGAAACTCGAGGGGACGTGCTGTTGAACGGCCTGCTGGTCGTCGCCGTCGGCGTGGCCGTCGCGAGCGTCGGATTCGCGGTCGCCGGTCCCGGACTCGACGGCACCAGCACCGCCGGGGACGACGGGTTCTCGGCGATCTACCTCCTCGACGACTCCGGCGACCTCCTCGCCAACGAGTCGGCGACGCTCGAGGCCGGGAACAACTCGACGGTCACCGTCGGAATCGAGAACGGGGAACACCGGACGGTCTCCTACACCGTCGTCGCCGTCGAGCAGGAGCTCGCGACGGACGACTCCGGGGACCTCGCGGTCGAAACGCAGCGGGAACTCGCGCGGTTCGAGACGGAACTCGAGCACGGTGAGAGCGACGAAATCGAGCAGACGATCGATCCGGCGACCGACGAGTCGTCGAACGAAACGGCGCGAATCGTCTGGCTCCTGTATCCGGGCGACGTTCCCGAGGAGCCGTCGCCGGCGAACGCCGAGGCGTACGCCACGCTCTCGCTCGAGGAGAGCGACGAGGGTAACGGTGACGAAGCCGGCGGCAACGACGGCGGTGAAGATACCGATGGCAGAGACGACGGCAGTGAAAACGGCAACGGGAGCGACTGA
- a CDS encoding flippase — protein MANRLVSNIVSDFGGRLVHVASTGILLLVLTRTLGPESYGLLALALSIFSFSRFLSESGLPWAAARFIAADREDADERAVAAVVESWILVLVASLIVAVALLVGAEFISTLLGEAGLAGLLLVGSGYVLFYTLYRYNRAILQGYEAITASAKLHGIKGGLTLVFVTVAVLLWPSPTAAVVGYVVAYGVAAVLGHWMVWRVSGLDRSSVATDGAVRMDILRYNLPLSVTRLSAEVDGHLDVILVGFFTNPTQVAFYTIGKQISQFTRVPAASIGFALSPSYGAETSKGRTEAATSVYQESLVKTLSLYVPACVGILVVADPAIVTVFGDGYAGAVLVVQVLALFVLFEALENISGPALDYLGRARARAVLKAVTSIGNVALNVLLIPQFGAVGAAVATVITYGTYAILSVGIVYTELPFDARTVGRCIATAAGISVGMAAVVVALLGVFSGPGGLVLAIAASGIVWLVGCHAFDLINVEQVADRLTG, from the coding sequence ATGGCGAACAGACTCGTATCGAACATCGTCTCCGATTTCGGCGGGCGGCTCGTTCACGTCGCATCGACCGGGATCCTCCTGCTCGTGCTCACCCGCACGCTCGGGCCGGAGTCGTACGGCTTACTCGCGCTCGCGCTCTCGATCTTCTCGTTCTCCCGGTTCCTCAGCGAATCCGGGCTCCCGTGGGCGGCCGCGAGATTCATCGCGGCGGACAGGGAGGACGCGGACGAACGGGCCGTCGCGGCGGTCGTCGAGTCGTGGATCCTGGTCCTCGTCGCGTCCCTGATCGTCGCGGTCGCGTTGCTCGTCGGCGCCGAGTTCATCTCGACCCTGCTGGGCGAGGCCGGCCTCGCCGGCCTGTTGCTCGTCGGGTCGGGGTACGTCCTCTTCTACACCCTCTACCGGTACAACCGGGCCATCCTGCAGGGGTACGAGGCGATCACCGCCTCCGCGAAACTCCACGGGATAAAGGGAGGGCTCACGCTCGTATTCGTCACGGTCGCCGTTTTGCTCTGGCCGTCGCCGACGGCCGCCGTCGTCGGCTACGTCGTCGCCTACGGCGTCGCCGCGGTGCTCGGCCACTGGATGGTCTGGCGCGTCAGCGGCCTGGATCGCTCGAGCGTCGCCACCGACGGCGCGGTCAGGATGGACATCCTCCGGTACAACCTGCCGCTGAGCGTCACGCGGTTGTCCGCCGAAGTCGACGGCCATCTGGACGTCATCCTGGTGGGGTTCTTCACGAACCCGACGCAGGTCGCGTTCTACACGATCGGCAAGCAGATCAGTCAGTTCACGCGCGTCCCCGCGGCGTCGATCGGATTCGCGCTGTCGCCCTCCTACGGCGCGGAGACGTCGAAGGGCCGAACCGAGGCTGCCACCTCGGTCTATCAGGAGAGTCTGGTCAAGACGCTGTCGCTGTACGTCCCCGCCTGCGTGGGCATCCTCGTCGTCGCCGATCCGGCCATCGTCACCGTCTTCGGCGACGGGTACGCCGGCGCGGTCCTCGTCGTGCAGGTCCTCGCGCTGTTCGTCCTCTTCGAGGCGCTCGAGAACATCTCCGGCCCCGCGCTCGACTACCTCGGACGGGCCCGCGCCCGGGCGGTCCTCAAAGCGGTCACTTCGATCGGGAACGTCGCCCTGAACGTGCTCCTGATTCCCCAGTTCGGGGCGGTCGGCGCCGCGGTCGCGACCGTGATCACGTACGGAACGTACGCGATCCTGTCGGTCGGCATCGTCTACACGGAACTGCCGTTCGACGCCCGGACCGTCGGCCGCTGTATCGCGACGGCGGCTGGGATCTCGGTCGGGATGGCGGCCGTCGTCGTCGCGTTACTGGGCGTCTTCTCGGGGCCGGGTGGGTTGGTACTCGCCATCGCCGCGAGTGGGATCGTCTGGCTCGTCGGTTGTCACGCGTTCGACCTGATTAACGTCGAACAGGTGGCGGATCGGCTCACGGGCTGA